The Anastrepha ludens isolate Willacy chromosome X, idAnaLude1.1, whole genome shotgun sequence genome includes a window with the following:
- the LOC128870189 gene encoding uncharacterized protein LOC128870189: MSKRIEWAVFASSLQPYATVQHFSDWLTQLANVICTVYDGEAAKDSKRRVVLHAAESQRHSACPICQGQHKPADCTQFSQLTVPERWEEVKRRHLCFSCLNVGHGSRNCQRRKLCSTDGCKRSHHKLLHDIGKIIDGSSNQSPRPRDRQRRTSIADTHTGISTRTQPASRIEQQGDAGAAVLSCSTDNNSKLLFRILPVVLYGNQKRVETYALLDEGSSITMIDSTLIEELGLRGRTERLNLQWFGGRAAQESAMVVDLLVSGAGMQKRHKLRRVYGVSNLQLPSQSLNKSDLRCHESQLNKLAVEPYAQVKPKLLIGLDHCHLGLPSTTMQLNKCGPFAANTELGWVVFGPTMNSDPSLPSCLFVNCHTDQSLHNMVAEYFETESFGVRAAPIMESEADVRAREILKSTTCRVEGRYQTGLLWKRSDIQLPASYSMALKRLAGVEAKMRRDTDFAAEYNRIISSYVMKDYARKLSPEEAALTCNRTWYLPHFAVKNPNKPGKLRMVFDAAAEVDGVSLNSQLMKGPQEYRSLPAILFHFREGATGVCGDIKEMFHQVLVQRDDRCAQRFLWRQGDTTRQPEVYEMRVMTFGAACSPCAANYVKTINALEYGNKVKGATRAVKSILDYHYVDDYVDSFDTEEEAADITKQVRAIHKMAGFDLCNFASNSLRVTEALSGDGNIRQIANKEGVLVDRVLGLFWQASTDTFGFKLRFNNVDSNVLDGGRRPTKRELLSVVMSIFDPLGFLSNFVVSAKILMREVWKNDIRWDEPLPNNVNTAWEGWRKQLPMVAEYTVPRYYYRNGKPEVLQLHVFVDASEDAFAAVAYWRSTNAAGEVEVAFISAKTKCAPMKSLTVPRLELQAAVLGTRLLNCLREEHSLHIDDCVIWSDSKTVIQWLRSEHRRYKPFVQHRIAEILATTTTANWRWLPTEHNVADEATRANNFVDFSSSARWSCGPPFLLREEQYWPTESSTCNHHEEADKELRPKFALAIVSCTFLDYNRFSTFSKLVRTTAWVLRFIDVCRRRKPPDRGYGLTAKEVETAKLCLCRLVQRGEYAEEFQHIESGRNLPRTSSLIQLSPYIDEDGVLRVRGRIEAASWLPISARRPIILPPKHCFSNLVAMHYHVKMHHQNLEANTPRTPIASEVLETKCFLRQQWRLARQLRDHFWKRWIAEYLPTLTRRVKWCQRTKPLQIDDLVFICDPNISRRDWCRGKVERLYAGADGEVRRADVRTSSGLKRRAVSKLAVLDVDDGESG; the protein is encoded by the coding sequence ATGAGCAAGCGTATCGAATGGGCAGTCTTTGCGTCATCTTTACAGCCTTACGCAACTGTTCAGCATTTTAGCGATTGGCTCACTCAACTTGCCAACGTCATCTGCACGGTTTACGATGGAGAAGCAGCGAAAGATTCGAAGCGTCGGGTTGTGTTGCACGCTGCCGAATCTCAACGTCATTCAGCCTGCCCTATTTGCCAGGGCCAACATAAGCCAGCCGATTGTACGCAGTTTAGTCAACTTACAGTGCCGGAAAGGTGGGAGGAAGTGAAGCGACGTCACCTTTGTTTTTCTTGTCTCAACGTTGGACATGGGTCGCGCAATTGCCAACGGCGCAAACTATGTTCAACTGACGGGTGCAAACGGTCGCATCATAAATTGTTGCACGATATTGGGAAAATAATCGATGGGTCATCAAACCAGTCACCGCGGCCTCGAGATCGCCAACGACGTACTTCCATTGCCGATACACATACAGGTATTAGTACGAGGACGCAGCCAGCGTCTCGTATTGAACAGCAAGGTGATGCGGGTGCAGCGGTCCTTAGTTGCAGTACAGATAACAATAGTAAGTTATTATTTCGGATTCTGCCGGTCGTGCTGTATGGGAACCAAAAGCGCGTTGAGACGTACGCACTTTTAGATGAAGGTTCGTCAATAACAATGATTGATAGCACACTAATTGAAGAGCTCGGCTTACGTGGCCGGACTGAACGCTTGAACCTACAGTGGTTCGGAGGACGTGCCGCTCAGGAGTCGGCCATGGTGGTAGATCTACTCGTGAGTGGTGCCGGTATGCAAAAGAGACATAAGTTACGAAGGGTTTATGGTGTTTCAAACTTGCAGCTGCCTTCTCAGAGTCTGAATAAATCCGATTTGCGTTGCCATGAAAGCCAATTGAATAAGCTGGCAGTTGAACCATACGCACAAGTCAAGCCAAAGCTGCTAATCGGACTCGACCACTGCCACCTCGGTTTGCCGTCAACTACAATGCAGCTAAACAAGTGTGGGCCATTCGCTGCGAATACTGAGCTAGGATGGGTTGTATTTGGGCCAACAATGAACTCCGATCCATCATTGCCATCATGCTTATTCGTTAACTGCCACACTGATCAATCTCTACATAATATGGTTGCTGAATACTTCGAGACGGAAAGCTTTGGGGTTCGAGCTGCACCTATCATGGAGAGTGAAGCTGACGTCCGTGCTCGGGAAATCTTGAAGTCTACTACCTGCCGTGTTGAAGGAAGGTACCAGACTGGTCTGCTCTGGAAACGTTCCGACATACAGCTACCTGCCAGCTATTCTATGGCTTTGAAAAGATTAGCGGGTGTTGAAGCAAAAATGAGGCGCGATACAGACTTTGCCGCTGAATATAACCGCATCATAAGTTCTTACGTCATGAAAGACTACGCACGAAAGCTGTCGCCAGAAGAAGCCGCCTTAACTTGCAATAGAACATGGTACCTGCCTCATTTTGCCGTGAAGAATCCAAATAAGCCAGGCAAGTTACGCATGGTGTTCGACGCAGCTGCTGAGGTGGACGGTGTGTCCCTTAATTCACAGCTTATGAAGGGTCCGCAAGAGTATCGGTCTTTGCCTGCTATACTATTCCACTTTCGGGAAGGAGCAACGGGCGTGTGTGGGGACATCAAAGAGATGTTTCACCAGGTGCTGGTTCAACGTGACGACAGATGTGCGCAACGATTTCTTTGGCGCCAAGGTGATACTACCAGACAGCCCGAGGTATATGAGATGCGCGTAATGACCTTTGGAGCGGCATGTTCGCCTTGCGCCGCCAATTATGTGAAGACGATCAATGCGTTGGAGTATGGCAACAAAGTCAAGGGTGCTACCCGAGCCGTGAAATCGATACTGGACTACCATTATGTCGATGACTATGTCGATAGCTTTGACACAGAGGAAGAAGCAGCTGACATAACGAAACAAGTTCGCGCAATACATAAGATGGCCGGTTTCGATCTTTGTAATTTCGCGTCAAACTCATTAAGAGTGACAGAAGCACTTAGTGGTGACGGGAATATCCGtcaaatagcaaataaagaaggagTACTGGTGGACAGAGTCCTCGGTTTGTTTTGGCAGGCATCAACCGACACTTTTGGGTTTAAACTGAGATTCAACAACGTAGATTCCAACGTTTTGGACGGAGGGCGCCGTCCGACGAAGCGAGAACTTCTCAGTGTGGTCATGTCGATCTTCGACCCGCTGGGCTTTCTTAGCAACTTTGTAGTGAGCGCTAAGATCCTCATGCGGGAAGTGTGGAAGAATGACATCCGGTGGGACGAGCCACTGCCAAACAACGTAAACACCGCATGGGAAGGATGGCGTAAACAACTGCCAATGGTCGCCGAATATACCGTCCCTCGATACTATTATCGAAATGGGAAACCTGAAGTTTTGCAGCTCCATGTTTTCGTCGACGCCAGCGAGGATGCCTTTGCCGCGGTAGCCTACTGGAGGTCAACTAATGCCGCCGGTGAGGTTGAAGTCGCATTTATATCTGCAAAAACTAAATGCGCGCCGATGAAGTCATTGACGGTCCCTCGATTGGAGCTTCAGGCAGCTGTATTGGGTACGCGTTTGCTGAATTGCCTACGAGAGGAGCACTCCTTGCACATCGATGACTGCGTCATTTGGAGTGACTCCAAAACAGTGATCCAGTGGCTTCGAAGTGAACATCGACGCTATAAGCCATTTGTGCAGCATCGGATCGCCGAGATATTAGCCACAACTACTACTGCAAACTGGAGATGGCTACCTACCGAGCACAATGTCGCTGATGAGGCTACTCGAGCTAATAACTTTGTCGACTTCAGCTCGTCCGCCCGTTGGTCCTGCGGCCCACCATTTTTGTTACGAGAAGAGCAGTATTGGCCGACAGAGAGCTCTACATGCAATCATCATGAGGAAGCTGACAAGGAACTACGTCCTAAATTCGCCCTTGCAATCGTAAGCTGCACGTTTCTAGACTATAACCGATTCTCTACATTCAGTAAACTGGTGAGAACGACAGCATGGGTCCTGCGATTCATTGACGTTTGCCGCCGCCGTAAACCGCCAGACCGAGGCTATGGGTTGACTGCCAAAGAAGTTGAGACTGCTAAGCTTTGTTTGTGCCGCCTCGTTCAACGCGGTGAATACGCCGAAGAGTTTCAGCACATCGAAAGCGGTCGCAACCTGCCACGCACCAGTTCGCTCATTCAACTTTCGCCGTATATAGACGAAGATGGTGTTCTTCGTGTACGAGGACGCATAGAAGCTGCCAGCTGGCTCCCAATAAGCGCGAGACGCCCTATCATACTACCGCCAAAGCATTGTTTCTCAAATCTGGTCGCCATGCACTACCACGTCAAAATGCATCATCAAAATCTAGAAGCCAACACACCGCGAACTCCGATTGCCAGCGAAGTTCTGGAAACCAAATGCTTTCTTCGACAACAGTGGCGTCTTGCTCGACAACTAAGAGACCATTTTTGGAAACGATGGATAGCGGAATACCTTCCGACATTGACACGCCGGGTGAAGTGGTGCCAAAGAACAAAACCTCTGCAGATAGATGACCTCGTCTTCATATGCGACCCAAATATATCTCGTCGGGACTGGTGTCGAGGCAAGGTGGAACGTTTGTATGCAGGAGCGGATGGTGAGGTCAGACGAGCTGACGTACGCACTTCGAGTGGATTAAAGCGCCGTGCCGTCTCCAAATTGGCAGTTCTGGACGTTGATGATGGTGAATCGGGTTGA